Below is a genomic region from Telmatobacter sp. DSM 110680.
TACGCCATTCGCCAGGCGCTCGAGACGGGGCGCAAGACCGTTACGCTGGTGCACAAAGGAAACATTCAGAAGTTCACCGAGGGCGCATTCCGCGAGTGGGGGTACGAGGTTGCAGTCGAAGAGTTCCGTGACCAGACGGTTACAGAACGGGAAAGCTGGATCCTCGGTAACGTCGATGCCAATCCGAATATCACCGTCGAAGAGAATGCCGCGTTGATAGAGCCGGGTCTTGAATTCGGCAATCAGGAGTTTCGCGATTCTCTCTACGCCGAGATCAAGGGCGTCCTCGATTCCATCGGGAAGACACACGGCAACGGCGCGTGGAAGAACAAGATTTTGATCAACGACCGCATCGCCGACTCAATCTTCCAGCAGATCATCATCCGGCCCTCCGACTACAGCATTCTCGCCACTACCAACTTGAATGGAGACTATATTTCCGACGCAGCTGCCGCGCAGGTAGGCGGACTTGGTATCGCACCGGGCGCAAACATCGGCGACGGCTATGCAGTTTTTGAAGCGACGCATGGCACCGCACCAAAGTACGCGGATAAGGACGTCATCAATCCCGGCTCGGTGATTCTTTCTGGCGTGATGATGCTCGACTTCATCGGCTGGAAAGAAGCCGCCAAGATGATTGAAAACGCCATGGAAAAGACGATCCAGCAGAAGTTCGTGACGTACGACTTCGAGCGGCAGACGGCAGGAGCCACGAAGGTGGGCACCAGCGAGTTTGCTACGCGCATCATTGGAAACATGTAAAGACAGTCAACAGTGATCAGTGGACAGTGAACAGTCACTCTCCACCAGGAGAATAGGGATGCGGAAAAAAGTAAGTATTGTCGGTGCCGGTAACGTGGGCGCCACGGCAGCACACTGGATTGCGGCGAAGGAATTGGCCGACGTAGTGCTGATTGATGTTGTTGAAGGCGTACCGCAGGGCAAGGCGTTGGACCTGCTTGAGGCCATGCCGATTGAAAAGCGCGATGTGCACGTCATCGGTGCAAACGACTATGCGGCAACTGCTAATTCAGACATCGTGATTATCACAGCTGGCATTCCGCGCAAGCCGGGCATGAGCCGCGACGACCTGCTGCACACGAACTTCAAGATCATGTCGGATGTGGTAGCGAAAGTGGTGGCGCAGTCACCCGAGTGCATTCTGATCATCGTTTCGAATCCTCTGGATGCTATGGCGCAGGCAGCGTACCGGCAGGCAGGCTTCAACCGCGAGCGTGTGATCGGCATGGCTGGGGTTCTGGATTCTGCACGCTTCAGGACGTTTATTGCTGAAGAGCTCAAGGTGAGTGTCGAAAACGTGACGGCGTTTGTGCTGGGCGGCCACGGCGATACGATGGTACCGCTGGCCCGCTATTCGACGGTGGCCGGCATCCCGATCACGGAACTCTTTGCACCTGACCGGCTCGAGCAACTTATCCAGCGCACGCGCGACGGGGGTGCCGAAATCGTAAAGCATCTTAAGACTGGCAGTGCGTACTACGCGCCTTCCGCGGCCGCCGTAGAGATGGTCGAAGCCATCCTCAAGGACAAGAAGAAGATCTTGCCCTGTGCCGCATACCTCAATGGCGAGTACGGAATCGAGGGATTCTACATTGGCGTGCCTTGCAAACTGGGGGCGGCGGGACTCGAAAAGATCATCGAGATCAAGCTCACGCCTGAAGAAGACGCG
It encodes:
- a CDS encoding NADP-dependent isocitrate dehydrogenase translates to MQKTYNGLELPQDGQPIEYSHGQYQVPDNPIIPFIEGDGTGRDIWKASQRVFDAAVEKAYGGKRHIKWFEIFAGEKAFRQFNTWLPDDSVGAARDLRVSIKGPLTTPVGGGIRSLNVALRQLLDLYSCVRPVKYYQGVPSPVKHPEKVDIVIFRENTEDVYSGIEFKQGSADAGRIISFINDDLLKGGKKKIRSDSGVGIKPISIFGTKRLVRYAIRQALETGRKTVTLVHKGNIQKFTEGAFREWGYEVAVEEFRDQTVTERESWILGNVDANPNITVEENAALIEPGLEFGNQEFRDSLYAEIKGVLDSIGKTHGNGAWKNKILINDRIADSIFQQIIIRPSDYSILATTNLNGDYISDAAAAQVGGLGIAPGANIGDGYAVFEATHGTAPKYADKDVINPGSVILSGVMMLDFIGWKEAAKMIENAMEKTIQQKFVTYDFERQTAGATKVGTSEFATRIIGNM
- the mdh gene encoding malate dehydrogenase; translation: MRKKVSIVGAGNVGATAAHWIAAKELADVVLIDVVEGVPQGKALDLLEAMPIEKRDVHVIGANDYAATANSDIVIITAGIPRKPGMSRDDLLHTNFKIMSDVVAKVVAQSPECILIIVSNPLDAMAQAAYRQAGFNRERVIGMAGVLDSARFRTFIAEELKVSVENVTAFVLGGHGDTMVPLARYSTVAGIPITELFAPDRLEQLIQRTRDGGAEIVKHLKTGSAYYAPSAAAVEMVEAILKDKKKILPCAAYLNGEYGIEGFYIGVPCKLGAAGLEKIIEIKLTPEEDAALKKSAAAVKELCAVIGV